DNA from Pelobacter propionicus DSM 2379:
CTGTCCGCTCCTGTTGTCGATGACCACCTGTACAGGAAGCACGCCGCTGTTCCGGATGTCGAAGCCGAAGGTCTGCTGCGCCTTTGTCTGGTCGAAGAAGGCTTCCCCTCCGACCATCAGGCCGGACAGATTCTGGTAGTTGACGTAGTCCTGGGGTGGCCTGAACGGCGCCACCCGGTTTTCATAGGTGGCGCAGGCCGAAAGCTGGGCGGCAATGAGTAGCGCGCAGAAAATTCTCTTCATGCCAAACCTCCGATCAAATGAGTGGAAGCGACTGAGTCACTTTAGTTCAGAAACGGCTCATCTGCAACTCCATTCTGCCCCGCCCATGCGTCAAAAACCTGAAACAGCTCCAGAAGCGCCAAAATTTCGATCTGAGCACATCGACCCCAAAAACCATAGCGGCCCCTTGCCCAAACCGCAAAAACGCCCCGGACAGACCCGGTTTCCGGGGCATACCCTGAGCCGGCTGATCAGATTTTGCTGACGGGTCGCATGACGACCAGGCAACGTTCGCCGCTCTCCAGCGGCAGACGGTAGGGATGCAGTGAGCAGACCTCATGGCGCAGCGCTGCCAACGTAGTCTTCGCCTCTTCCATCTCGTCGCCCGCAGCTGGACCTTTCATGGCAATCAGCCTGCCCCCTTCGGCAAGCAGGGGAGCGGTCAGACGCACGAACAGCCCAAGATCAGAAAACGCGCGGGAGGTGATCACGTCAAACGAGCGGCCGTGCGTGGCGTGCAGCGATTCGATGCGCGCGTGCAGGGCCTGAAACCCCTGCAGCCGCAGCAAGCGAGCAACATGGCGCTGGAAGTGTATTTTTTTCCCCACCGCGTCTACCGAAACCGTTTCCAGACCAGGTATGGCTATCTTCAGGGGGATGGCCGGTATCCCCGCCCCGGAGCCCACATCCAGGACTCGCTCGGTGCTATCCAACTGCCGGGCGAGAAAGAGCGAATCCGCGATATGCTTGACCGCTATCTCGCCATCGTCGGTTATGGCCGTCAGATTTACCCTGAGGTTCCATTTTTTCAGTTCCATTGCGAACAGTTGGAAGTCACGCAGCTGTTCTCCGCTGAGTTCAAACTGCATTTCTTCCGTTGCCCTTTGCAGCGTTTCCCGAAACCGGTTCATACTCATCCCTGTTTCCTGGCTCCGGCATGGGCCTTGAGGGCAATGGAGAGCACGGAAACAGCAGCCGGCGTGACCCCAGGAATACGAGAGGCCTGGCCAAGCGTATCGGGACGAACTTTGGTCAGCTTTTCCTTCACTTCGGTGGTCAGGCCGTTAATGGCGGCATAATCCATATCCGTCGGTAGGGGGGTGTTCTCCAGCTTTGCGGAGCGCCGGATCTGCTCCAGTTGCCGTTCGATATACCCCTGATATTTAATCTGGATTTCCACCTGTTCGCGCACCACGGAAGGTGTTTCACGTGAAACAGTGTCGAAACTGAGCAGATCGTCGTAGGTTATCTCGGGGCGCCGCAGCAGCTGTTCGTAGCTGGTTCCCTTCTGCAGATCCGGCAATCCCCTGGCCGTGAAATATTCCTCTTCCGCCTGACTCATACTGATCCGCGTGGCAGCCAGGCGTTCACGTTCAGCCTGAATCATGTCCCGTTTGCGCAGATACCCCTCGTATTCCGCATCAGACACCAGTCCCACCCGATACCCGATTTCCCGCAGGCGCTGATCGGCGTTGTCCTCGCGCAGCAATAGACGGTATTCTGCGCGAGAAGTAAACATGCGGTAGGGTTCTTTGGTCCCCAGGGTGATCAGGTCGTCTATCATGACACCGATGTACGATTCGCTGCGGGAAAGGATCAGCGGTTCCTCGCCACGCGTGCGCAGGGCAGCGTTGATTCCAGCGACTATCCCCTGACCGGCAGCCTCCTCGTAGCCCGAAGTGCCGTTGATCTGGCCGGCATGATACAGGTTGGTGATTGCCTTTGTCTCCAGAGAGGTGTGCAACTGGATCGGATCGACGTAGTCGTACTCGATTCCATAGGCCGGTCGCATGATCTCGACCCGCTCCAGACCCTCCATGGAGCGGTAAAATGCAATCTGGATATCGATGGGCAGGGAAGTAGACATGCCACTGGGGTACATCTCAACCGTATCCAACCCTTCCGGTTCGATAAATGCCTGGTGGCGGTCCTTATCCGGAAACCTGACCACCTTGTCCTCGATGGAGGGGCAGTAGCGCGGCCCGATGCCTTCGATGATCCCGGCATAGAGCGGGGAACGATCCAGTCCGGAACGGATGATGTCGTGGGAGCGCTCGTTGGTGTAGGCGATGTGGCAAGGAACCTGACGCATGGTGATGCGCTCGGTGGAGAAAGAGAACGGCTGCGGCGGATTATCGCCATGCTGCGGTTCCAGCCGGGAAAAATCTATGGTACGACCGTCAAGCCTGGCCGGTGTGCCAGTCTTAAGCCTGCCCACCTGCAATCCGAGCTGTTTGAGTTGATCGGACAGCCCGATTGAGGGCAGATCCCCGGCGCGACCCCCTTCATAGTGGGTAAGACCGATATGTATCAGACCGCGCATAAAGGTCCCCGTCGTCAGCACCACGGTTTTTCCAAGGAAGCGGATGCCGGAGCGGGTATCCACGCCGCGAACGACAGAGCCGTCGCAGTACAGCGCGGTGACTTCACCCTGTTTCAGATGAAGGTTGTCCTGATTCTCCAGCACGCGCTTCATGCGCAGGCGATACAGTTGTTTGTCGGCCTGGGCCCGAGATGCGCGAACGGCGGGACCCTTCCTGGTGTTGAGAATGCGGAACTGGATTCCGGTGGCGTCTATATTCCGTGCCATCTCGCCACCCAGTGCGTCGATCTCCTTGACGAGATGCCCCTTTGCCAGGCCACCGATGGAGGGGTTGCACGACATGAGCGCTATGGCGTCCAGGTTTATGGTCAAGAGCAGTGTCCGGCATCCCATGCGCGCCGCTGCCAAGGCAGCCTCGCAGCCGGCATGGCCGGCACCAACCACGATTACATCGTATTCAAAATCGTACGTCATCATGAATTACATCTCCGACGTTTCACGTGAAACATGACCCTAAATGCTGCGGTTGTGGCAACCTACTTGCCGATACAGAAGGAAGAAAAGATCAGATCGAGAACGTCTTCGTTCGTCACCTGTCCCGTCACCTCACCCACTGACGCCAGCGCCTCCCGAAGATCCAGCGCCAGAAGGTCAAGAGAAGCTCCTGAATCAAGCCCCTGCCGGAATCTGGACAGAGACCCATCCGCGGAGCTCAGCGCATCGCGGTGCCGCACCCGTGAAATGGCGACATACTCCCGGTTATCGATGGCCTGACTGGAGACGAACAATGATCGGACAGTGCTCTTGAGATCATCGACCCCTTCACCCGACTCGGCGGAAAAAGAGACCTGCGGCAAATTGCAGCACTCGGACGGCAGTTCAAGAACGCGGGGAAGGTCGGCCTTGCTAATGGCCGCAACAAACCTGTTTCCCTGCAGGGCATCGAGGATAAGCCGGTCTTCCGGGCCAAAGGGGCGCGAACCGTCCAGAACGAACAGGATCAGGTCGGCCTGGGGAATTTTCTCCAGTGCACGGTTGATCCCCTCCTGCTCAATCACATCCTCGGTATGGCGAATTCCCGCCGTATCCAGGAGACGAACCGCAAGTCCCCCAAGATTGATCGTCTCCTCGATAATGTCGCGGGTGGTGCCGGGAAGGTGGGTAACGATGGCCCGATTCTCGTTGAGCAGACGGTTGAGCAGGCTTGACTTGCCGGCATTCGGTTTCCCGATGATCAGGACCGATATTCCCTCGCGCAGGAGACGCCCCTCGTTGAAATCCTCAAGCAGGCGCCGAATGTGGGTCCGTGCCCCCTCGACGGATGAACGGATGCTCTCGACATCCGTTTCACCCAGATCGTCCTCGGGAAAATCGATGTATGCCTCGATCAGTGCCAGCGCATGCAGCAGCAGTTGACGTGCCTCGGCGATGCGCGAAGAGAGAACGCCTCCCCGCTGGCGTTGGGCCAGCGCAAGCGCGGCATCGGTCTGGGCAGAGATGATATCCATGACAGACTCTGCCTGGACGAGATCGATCCTGCCATTGAGGAAAGCCCGGCGGGTAAACTCTCCCGGTTCAGCCAGACGCGCCCCTGCGCGGAGGACCAGCGACAGAATCCGCTCAACAACCAGCATGCCGCCATGGCAGTGCAGTTCCAGCACATCCTCCCGCGTATAGGAGTGGGGGGCGCGCATGATGACCGCCATAACCTCGTCCACAACCGCGCCGGTCTGAATGTCGATCAGCGTGCCATAATAAAAACGGTGGCTGATGAGGCCACCGCTGCGCACCGGTCTGAAGAGGGTTTCAGCTATGCAGGATGCACTCCCGCCGCTGATCCGGATTATGCCGATACCGCCATTGCCGGGGGGAGTGCTGATTGCCGCTATGGTATCCCTCATGTACATTGACGCTACTCCGCCACGACCGGGATCAGTCGTTAACCAGTTTATTGATGTACATCTGCTGGCCAATGGTGAGTATGTTGTTCAGCAACCAGTACAGGACCAGTCCTGACGGGAAATTGAGGAACATGAACGTGAAGACCACGGGGAGAGCGAGCATCATCTTTGCCTGCATCGGGTCCATGGTGGAAGGCGTCATCTTCTGCTGGATGAACATGGTGGCGCCCATGAGCAAAGGGAGGGGGCCGATGACAAAGGGAAGCCCCAGCATCTGTCCGAACAGGTTGTCCGGGCCGGAAAGGTCGGTGATCCAGAAGTAGAAAGGTGCATGCCGAAGCTCGATGGAGAACATCAGCGCCTTGTAGAGGGCGAAAAAGACCGGTATCTGGACCAGCATGGGAAGGCAGCCTCCCAGCGGATTGACCTTGTGATCGCGGTAGAGTTCCATGACTGCCTTGTTCATACCCTCACGATCA
Protein-coding regions in this window:
- the rsmG gene encoding 16S rRNA (guanine(527)-N(7))-methyltransferase RsmG gives rise to the protein MSMNRFRETLQRATEEMQFELSGEQLRDFQLFAMELKKWNLRVNLTAITDDGEIAVKHIADSLFLARQLDSTERVLDVGSGAGIPAIPLKIAIPGLETVSVDAVGKKIHFQRHVARLLRLQGFQALHARIESLHATHGRSFDVITSRAFSDLGLFVRLTAPLLAEGGRLIAMKGPAAGDEMEEAKTTLAALRHEVCSLHPYRLPLESGERCLVVMRPVSKI
- the mnmG gene encoding tRNA uridine-5-carboxymethylaminomethyl(34) synthesis enzyme MnmG encodes the protein MMTYDFEYDVIVVGAGHAGCEAALAAARMGCRTLLLTINLDAIALMSCNPSIGGLAKGHLVKEIDALGGEMARNIDATGIQFRILNTRKGPAVRASRAQADKQLYRLRMKRVLENQDNLHLKQGEVTALYCDGSVVRGVDTRSGIRFLGKTVVLTTGTFMRGLIHIGLTHYEGGRAGDLPSIGLSDQLKQLGLQVGRLKTGTPARLDGRTIDFSRLEPQHGDNPPQPFSFSTERITMRQVPCHIAYTNERSHDIIRSGLDRSPLYAGIIEGIGPRYCPSIEDKVVRFPDKDRHQAFIEPEGLDTVEMYPSGMSTSLPIDIQIAFYRSMEGLERVEIMRPAYGIEYDYVDPIQLHTSLETKAITNLYHAGQINGTSGYEEAAGQGIVAGINAALRTRGEEPLILSRSESYIGVMIDDLITLGTKEPYRMFTSRAEYRLLLREDNADQRLREIGYRVGLVSDAEYEGYLRKRDMIQAERERLAATRISMSQAEEEYFTARGLPDLQKGTSYEQLLRRPEITYDDLLSFDTVSRETPSVVREQVEIQIKYQGYIERQLEQIRRSAKLENTPLPTDMDYAAINGLTTEVKEKLTKVRPDTLGQASRIPGVTPAAVSVLSIALKAHAGARKQG
- the mnmE gene encoding tRNA uridine-5-carboxymethylaminomethyl(34) synthesis GTPase MnmE, with the translated sequence MYMRDTIAAISTPPGNGGIGIIRISGGSASCIAETLFRPVRSGGLISHRFYYGTLIDIQTGAVVDEVMAVIMRAPHSYTREDVLELHCHGGMLVVERILSLVLRAGARLAEPGEFTRRAFLNGRIDLVQAESVMDIISAQTDAALALAQRQRGGVLSSRIAEARQLLLHALALIEAYIDFPEDDLGETDVESIRSSVEGARTHIRRLLEDFNEGRLLREGISVLIIGKPNAGKSSLLNRLLNENRAIVTHLPGTTRDIIEETINLGGLAVRLLDTAGIRHTEDVIEQEGINRALEKIPQADLILFVLDGSRPFGPEDRLILDALQGNRFVAAISKADLPRVLELPSECCNLPQVSFSAESGEGVDDLKSTVRSLFVSSQAIDNREYVAISRVRHRDALSSADGSLSRFRQGLDSGASLDLLALDLREALASVGEVTGQVTNEDVLDLIFSSFCIGK